ACGAGGGAAAACCTTACTTCGTCTACATGACCGCCGGGGCTAACAAATTTCTGCGCATTTACTACGGGAAGGTAAAAGAATACTTAGCTTCGCTTAACACAACCGAGTAGTTCCCTGCAACTCACTTGGCTGCCAGCGCTTTTTGCGGTGGCTTGTTTGCATTGCGTATTTTTACTCGCACTGTTTTCTCAATTCTTCTCTTGACATTTACTTTGCAGGCTCATAATAAATAAAACTTAATTTCAGGGAAAGCTTTAACACCCGCTGAAACATAGTCAAAACACATCCGAGACGAACCTATTCTTATTCCTTTAGAGAAACGGAAAGAAAAACAGGTCGTCAGGGAAACTATTAACTTTTACTTCTCCTGCCGGTAGAAAATTTATAGCTTCTATTATTTTTCACAAAGCGTTTACCCGGCGTTATATCTATAACAACCGCTATTGACGGTAGCCTGGAGGGCGCCTACTCCGGCTTTCGCCTGCAGTTGTACAGAACAAATAAAAGGCTAATGAATTTCCGATAAAGGAAGTTCATTAGCCTTCATGACAATTTATGATCAGCCTGTTACTTAAAAAAATCGTATTTTGCTTGTCGGAACGGAGCGGCCATAATAAACAAAAGGCCAATGTGTCCCTTAACGGGAACGCATTAGCCTTCACTTTTTTATGACCAGCCTGTTTTTGCACTTATACATTTGAAATGAGTATAATATGGCGCGCCAGCCTTGTCAATATATTTTTGTAAACTTTTCTTTTTATTTAGCTTCCTAAATATTACTCATTATCGTAAGCATCTATTTAACCTTCCATTTTTCCCCAAAACCTTACAATAATCAACTTTTTATAAGGTTTTACCACAAAACATATTAAATATTTTATAATCCTTGTATAATAAATGTATAGTAATAAATTATTTTCAAAAAAGCAGTCCACTTTCTACATAAAGAGGTACTATTATGACCTTTTATGAGCTTTCTATTATCGCTACCGTTTCAGCTACTTTGGCCGTTACGTGTGTATATTTTTTCTTATATTCACTTTACCGACAGAGTTATATCGGCTTATGGGCAGTTTTCTGGTTAGTGCATTTTATTATACAAATTTTCTACCGTACCCCATTTCATCAAATGTCTATCCCTATGTTTGTTACAGTCCTATTCACAGTCAACGCTAATTACGTATTGCTTCTATATGCCACCAGCAAGTTTTTGAATCGCACTATTAACAAAGGCTGGTATTATTGGGCCGGGGCAATCACTATATTTACAGATATCGCTTTCTATCTAAAAGCCCACTTTCTCGTACAGCTAATTCCTTCCTGCATATTTGTAGCCTGTGTTGATTTTTGGCACGGTTATATGTTCACTCGCAAGCTACCAAATAAAAGCTGGGGCAAAAATATCGTTGGCTTTGCCTTTGCCGGCTTGGGTATCCACACCCTGGACATGCCTTTCTTACTGCCTGTTACCTGGTTTGCTCCCTGGGGTTTCCTTATAAGCGGTTTGCTGCGTTTTGTTATATCAATAGGCACTTTGATTCTCTATTTAGAGAAAAGCTTCCATGATTTAAGCATAAAAGAGGCGCAGTATCGTCTATTGGCGGAAAATGCAGTCGATGTTATTTATTTGTACCGGCTACAGCCAAAACAAGGCTTTGAGTATATCAGTCCCTCAATCGAACGTTTAAGTGGCTATCCAGCTAGTCATTACTATCATTCTCCCGATATGTTTTTCTCCCTTATTCATCCTGGTGACACCTTTTTATTAGAGTCTCTGCTGCGCAATCCGGCTGCCCATGCAAAGCACCCCTTGATCATGCGCTTTATTCGGCGGAATCATGCTCTTATCTGGGTAGAACAAACCACTGTTCCTATTTTTGACGAACGGGGAGTTTGCACCAGCTTTGAAGGAATTATCCGCGACATTACCGCTCGCAAAAAACTAGAACAGGATGTCTCCCGCCTGGACAGATTGAATACGGTCGGACAAATGGCTGCTAATGTGGCCCATGAAATCAGAAATCCCTTAACAACCGTACAAGGTTATTTGCAGCTTTTCCTTAAAAAATCTATTTTTGCCCCTTATACCGAGCAACTGCATTTACTGATCAGCGAACTGGAACGTTCCAACCTGATTATCAAAGAATACTTGTCGCTTTGCCAGAATAAAGCCCGTGAATTAAAGCCGTGCCCGCTAAATAAAATCATCGAAGATTTACAGCCCCTCATTACCGCCGATGCTAATGCCTCCAACAAAGACATTCATTATTATCTTGCTCCCACTCCGGATATTCATCTGGACGAAAAGGAAATGCGGCAACTCATTTTAAATTTAGTTCGCAATGCGTTGGAAGCAATGGACTCCGGCGGAGTCGTCACAATCCAGACTCAGGTCAATGAACAGGGGGAATTGGTGCTTATTGTACAGGATCAGGGAAAAGGCATTCCTCCCCACGTTTTAGAAAATATCGGGAAACCATTTCTAACTACTAAGGAAAATGGAACAGGGATTGGGCTTGCTGTAGTATACCGGATTGCCGACGATCATCAGGCAAATATTCAGATAGAAACGGGACCAACAGGAACCACTTTCCGGATCATATTTAAAGTTTCATAATCTGTTGATTTTGACTCTCATAGACAAGGAGCCCTAACCAGGGCTCCTTGTCTGTTTTTTTATCCGGGTCTTCCCCGAAATATACATTTCAGGGTTACCATACAAACTTTTTTAAAGCAGGTGATGCCTATGCTTGCCTAAACACTGGAATCAGCCTGGAATAATAAGACTCATTTCAGCAAGAGTTTTGCGCTCACGAAAAGCAGTCTCATTCCAGGACGAATCGCTTTTACTCTCGCCGGAAGCAGGCGTAAAAGCGCAAGTTTGTTATTGGATAAAAAATTTAGAATGGAGAGGTCATGTATGTTTAATAAAACTGTAACAAAACCCTCAATTGAAAAACCCAATTCTGAAAACTTTCAAGTGCATACGGCCGTTCACATCTGGGAAAAGAATGAAATCTATAAACTACGCTATCAGGTATATGTCGAAGAAATGGGCAAAGCAGCCAATCACGCTAAAGGAAATCAACTTTACGATGAACTGGATGACCGGAGCCTCCTACTTTATGTTCAAACAGGAGAAACCATATTAGCCACCGCTCGTCTCACCATAGCAACGGCTGCTGAATATTCTAAAGAACTGGCCGATATCTTTCAATTGCATACCTTTCAAGCTGGTTTTAATGACCCTAATCTTTTATACGGACTTTGCACAAAGCTTGCCGTAAAAAAAGAATACCGCAATTCTACAGCGCTTTACCTGATTTTGTCGGAAGTCTATAAAATTCTGGCCGATCAGAACATTCGCTTTTGGTTTGGTGGTTGCAACCCTTACCTGGTTCCTTTATACGAACGCCTCGGCTTCCGGCGTTTTGCTCCCAACTTTAGCGATGAAGGCTATGGGCTGTTGGTGCCGATTATCCTCTTAGTAGATGATACTGAATACTTACGCATGGTACGGTCTCCCTTATACCGGCAAGCCCGAACGAGAAAGGCCAACCCGGAAACTGCCCGGAAATTTACGGAGTTATTTCCGGCAACCAGAAAAGTCCTGAACAGCCGCCTAACCAGGCCACATGATCTATGGACTTTTTTAACAGAAAAATTAGGAAAGCCTCTTACCAGCATTCCAGCTTTTCAACATATATCCCAAGCTGACACTATGGCATTACTTGAATCCAGTGCAGTCTTCTCTTGTAAGGCTAGTGATTGCCTTATTGAAGAAAACACAGCCTGCCACGATCTATATATTATTCTGTCAGGTCAACTAGCTACCCAATCTGCCAACCCAAAATTAATTTTACAAGCAGGCGAGGTATTTGGCGGAATTACCCCACAGATAAAACGACTGCCCTCCGATTCCATTATTGCGTTAGAAGATTCGGATTTACTAGTCCTTCCACAGCAATCGCTTGAACGGTATTACTATCCCCTTCAGGAAGCTGCGGCTACGATGACGGACAATCTGCTAAATCAGCAGGAGAAAACTCCCCAAATTTCATCTAGCAAAGGAGAAAACCGCCATGCCTAGAAAAGATACCTCCATCGACCTGATATTAGTCAATAGTTTTGCGCCACGGCACCGAATTGCTTCCGATGCCGCACTAGAAAATGGCTTGGCCATTATCCGGACCTACCTGGAAGACCGTGACTTTATCGTCTATGTTGCCGATGAACAACGCGTTTCCGCCGTTGAGGACGGTGTTCCCACCTGGCTTTTGACGGTCTTACGCTGGGTAGTCCAGCTGCAAGGCAACCCGCTAGTTAGCCGTTTCAAATCACTCACGCTGTTGGTCATGCTGCTGGCCTGGCCGCTACAATCAATTACCCTCGCTTACCGCCAAAAACATATGGACAAAATCATTGATAACCTGGCCACACTAGTTACAACCGACCATATTCCCTTTGTGGGAATCAAGGTTTGGGGAGGCGCTCCCTATGCCTGGAGCAAACGACTTTCCGCAAAAATTCGTGCTTTGTCCCCTGAAACGACCGTTATCGCCGGTGGACCTCATGTCAAAGTATACGGCGAAAATATGCTGGCTCAGGGAGAATTCGATCTTGCTATTATGGGACCTGGCGAAGAAGTGCTTGAGGAACTCTTGAAATTACGGAAAACTGTGCCGACAAAAGTGGAGTTTATGGCACTAGTACGGCATACTTTCGGCCCTTCGCCGCTCATCCGTACCGGTCATTACAGTGAATCTGGCGATTACTATGCCCATACTTTTATCATTCCCCGCTATCGGCCAGCCGATATGGCGGACAAAGTATGGTTCCACACTCTGGTGGACGGGCTGGGCTGCACCTGGAACAAATGCGCCTTTTGCTCCCATACCCGGCAAAGCATTCATTATACGCCTAGGCCACTGGAGGAAATCAAAGCAGAAATTTTAGCTATGACCAGCCGGGGAATTGCCTTCTTTCGCTTTAGCAGTTCAGAAACGCCACTGGCCCATGGCAAGGCTATTGCTCAAATGGTTCTGGCCAATGGCCTTAAAATCAATTATTCCATGTTTGCCCGTCCGGCAAAGGTGTCAAAATCTACCTATGAGGCCTACCGCTTGATGATTCGCTCCGGCTTAAGGGCTGTTTTCCTGGGCGGTGAAACCGGACATGATGTTATCAATGATAAAATCATGCATAAAGGTGTAGTAAGAAAAGATATCATTGACACCATTCATTGCATCAAACTGGCGGCAGAGGCAGAAAAACAATCCTGCCAGGTAGTTTTATCCATGATCTATCCCTGCCCGGTTGTCCCCGGCGTTACGTTAGAAGATGTTTTCGACGCTAATGTCCGTTTATTCAAAGAAGCTAATCCCGATACCGTTATCGTCAACCCGCCGGGAGTATTTCCAGGAACTACCTGGTTTGACAAACCGGAAGAGTTTGGCTTTACACTCAGCGAAAACTATGTGTATGAGTGGATGAACTACGAATATTCCGTTTCCAAACCGGTTGAATTCTGGAGTACCGTAAACTACAAACTAAATGGCATGGATATGAAGGAAATGCTGAAAGAATTAGGCAGGCTCAATCGGGAAATTACCGCCATGGGAATCCCCATCAATATTTCCGATGACTATCTAATGATGAGCCAGGCTATCGGCTATAACTCGCAAAATGACTTATTTGATTTCAAGAAAAACTCATTTGTCGATATCCTAAGCGGCACGTCCCCCTTTATCAAAAAAATCACACAAAGAATGAATGAACGCAGTGTCGATCTGGCAAAATCGAATTATAACCAGACAGACACAGCAAGCAAGCAAGGGTAAAAACGGCTATCGTCTAATCTCGAATACTGAATTGGTGTCCTAATCACAAAAAATACCCGTTTCCTCGCATACAGCTTGGAAACGGGTATTTTAGTTCTTGTAGTCAAATATGGCATGATTCAGGCAACTAATTCAGTCAGACCTATTTCAACTTGCCGCCTTCAATCACAATATCTTCCGGATTAATAGTGTCACCGTAGGCCGGTTTTAACGTCGCTTCATAGGCTTTATGAACATAGTTTTCCTTGCCCAGCGTTTCCAGTTCCTGATTGATCCAGTCTAACAGTTCCTTGTTGCCCTTTTTAACGGCCGGAGCAATGGTATCCTGGCTGCCAAGTGTGGAAATTCCTACGGTATAACCGGAATTTTCCTTAGCCCAGGCAAATAAAAGAGTATTATCATGGGCCAAAGCGGCGCCGCGTTTATCTTTAAGCGCTTCAAAGGCTTCCGTGTTCTGATCGTATTTTAAAAGTTCAATATCGGGATAATTCTTGGCAAAATAGGTTTCAGCCGTAGTTCCTTTATTAACAATCAGCTTTTTACCCTTTAACTGATCAACCGAAGTAATCGGCTCACCGGACGGAGAAACCACACCCAAAGCTACTTTCATGTACGGGTTAGCAAAATCAACTTTTTCTTTTCTTTCGTCAGTTACCGTAAAATTAGCCATAATAATATCTACTTTGTTTGCCTGCAGGAATTCCACCCGGCTGGCTGCTTCCACCAGGACAAATTCCACTTTGGATTCATCGCCCAGCAGATCCTTGGCAAAACGTTTAGCCAGGAACACATCAAAGCCTTGATTTTTGCCATTGGCGTCAACGAAACCGAACGGCGGTTTGTCACTAAATACACCAATGCGAATAGTGCCGCGCTGTTTGATTTCCTCTAGCGCACTCTTGGCTGGCTGATCGGCTTTTGGTGTTGCGTTAGAACCGCACCCGGCCAATACTCCGATCAATAATAATGCACTGAATACCACGGTTAGAATCTTTTTCATACTCATACTCCTCGTCTCCTCTTTTGTGTTTTATTTAATATTGGAATATATTTAAAAATTGCTGAGCCCGTTCGGTTTGCGGTTGCGAGAAAAATTGCTCCGGCTCAGCAATTTCACAGATCTTACCCTGATCGATAAACACGATTCGGTCGGCCACCGCTTTGGCAAAGCCCATTTCATGGGTTACAATCAACATCGTCATGCCTTGTTTGGCCAAACCAAGAATGACCTCCAGAACTTCCCGTACCATTTCCGGGTCCAGCGCAGCGGTAACTTCATCAAACAGCATAATCTCCGGGTTCATGCAAAGCGCCCTGACGATGGCAATGCGCTGTTTCTGACCACCGGATAATTGACGGGGGTAGGCATCCTTTTTCTCCAGGAGCCCGACCCGGTCCAATAGCTGCAAAGCCTGTTCAAGCGCTTCAGCTTTACTCCGTTGCTGTACCTTGGTCGGCCCCAGCAGGATATTCTCAATCACCGTCATATGCGGGAAAAGATCATAATTTTGGAAAACCATACCGATTTGCTGACGGGTCTGCTGCCAGTTCACCGTCGAACCGGTAAGGCTATTTCCCCGCAGTCTGATATCACCACCTTGTACCGGTTCCAGGCCGTTCAGGCAACGCAGCAACGTACTCTTACCACACCCTGACGGCCCCAGAATCACGACTACCTCTCCCTTATGCACCGTGAGGCTGATCCCGTCCAGTACTGTAGTCCCATCATATTCTTTACGTAATTCTTCTATTTCCAGCAAAACCTCATTGCTTGTTAAACTAATCGTAATCACTCCCTAACTCTGCCATTTGGCTTCTAATCGTTTCGACAACTTAGACAAAGGATAGCAGATGATAAAGTACAGGATAAAAATAAAGCCATATATCCAAAAAGAAGCGGTAGGTTCTTTTAAAATAGACCGTTCAATAATTTGCTGGCCTACTTTTACGACATCAATAACTCCGATCATGACCACCAGCGATGTGGTTTTCACCATACGGGTGGAAAGGTTGATTGCCCCCGGCAGCATACGGCGTACGGCTTGCGGAATCAGCACATACCGGTATAATTGCCAAAAACTCAGCCCCAGCGCCTTACCGGATTCCAGTTGATGCCTGGGCAGCGATTGCAGGGCGCCCCGGACAATATCCCCCAGTTCCGCCGCCCCCCATAAACTGAAGATCAGAATGGCTACCAATTCTCCCTCCAAGTGGATATCCAGCAAATTGGTCACGCCAAAGTAGACAATAAACAGCCACACCAAAATCGGTATGATCCGGAACAGTTCCAGATAAAGCCGACAAAACAGCCGTACCAGTTTGGATTGCACGGTTTGCAGCAAACCAAGCAGTATTCCCAGTATGGCGCCAAGCACAATGGAAGTAAAAGCGATTTGCGCCGTTACCAGCAAGCCGCCCATCAGCCGTTGCAGGTTAATGCCTTCGGTCAGCACATTAATTCCCGAACTCAGCATAACGCACCTTCCTTTCCAGCCAAGTCAAAAATAAGGATAAGGGCAGTAATAAAATCAGATACGTTATGACCAGCAGCAGCAATGCTTCAAAGGTACGGTAATACATGCCAATCAGGTCCTGGGTGGTATGCATCAGTTCCGGCAAAGCAATCGCTCCTACAATAGAGGTTTCCTTCAATAAAAAAATACAGTTGGCCCCCAGGGAAGGCAGCGTGACCGAAAAGGCCTGGGGCAAAATTACATACCGGATAAGCTGCTTGCGGGAAAGGCCGATGCTGAGCCCCGATTCTATTTGCGATTTGCTTACCGATTCCATACCTCCGCGAAAGGCTTCCGCCATATAGCTGCCGCCTAAAAAAGCCAGACCGGCAATAGCACAGGTTTTTTCTCCCAGGGTAATGCCCATTTTGGTAAGACCATAATACAGAAAAAAGAGTTGGATCAGCAGCGGCGTATTGCGGGAAAGCTCAATATAAGCATGAACTAGCTGCGTCAGGCCTCTAACCTTGTAATACAGAATACTGCTGCCCAAAAA
This region of Propionispora hippei DSM 15287 genomic DNA includes:
- a CDS encoding cysteine ABC transporter substrate-binding protein; translated protein: MSMKKILTVVFSALLLIGVLAGCGSNATPKADQPAKSALEEIKQRGTIRIGVFSDKPPFGFVDANGKNQGFDVFLAKRFAKDLLGDESKVEFVLVEAASRVEFLQANKVDIIMANFTVTDERKEKVDFANPYMKVALGVVSPSGEPITSVDQLKGKKLIVNKGTTAETYFAKNYPDIELLKYDQNTEAFEALKDKRGAALAHDNTLLFAWAKENSGYTVGISTLGSQDTIAPAVKKGNKELLDWINQELETLGKENYVHKAYEATLKPAYGDTINPEDIVIEGGKLK
- a CDS encoding B12-binding domain-containing radical SAM protein, with product MPRKDTSIDLILVNSFAPRHRIASDAALENGLAIIRTYLEDRDFIVYVADEQRVSAVEDGVPTWLLTVLRWVVQLQGNPLVSRFKSLTLLVMLLAWPLQSITLAYRQKHMDKIIDNLATLVTTDHIPFVGIKVWGGAPYAWSKRLSAKIRALSPETTVIAGGPHVKVYGENMLAQGEFDLAIMGPGEEVLEELLKLRKTVPTKVEFMALVRHTFGPSPLIRTGHYSESGDYYAHTFIIPRYRPADMADKVWFHTLVDGLGCTWNKCAFCSHTRQSIHYTPRPLEEIKAEILAMTSRGIAFFRFSSSETPLAHGKAIAQMVLANGLKINYSMFARPAKVSKSTYEAYRLMIRSGLRAVFLGGETGHDVINDKIMHKGVVRKDIIDTIHCIKLAAEAEKQSCQVVLSMIYPCPVVPGVTLEDVFDANVRLFKEANPDTVIVNPPGVFPGTTWFDKPEEFGFTLSENYVYEWMNYEYSVSKPVEFWSTVNYKLNGMDMKEMLKELGRLNREITAMGIPINISDDYLMMSQAIGYNSQNDLFDFKKNSFVDILSGTSPFIKKITQRMNERSVDLAKSNYNQTDTASKQG
- a CDS encoding amino acid ABC transporter permease, which produces MNINWDFIVISIPLYQKAAWLTLQLSFFGILASIVIGFLGSSILYYKVRGLTQLVHAYIELSRNTPLLIQLFFLYYGLTKMGITLGEKTCAIAGLAFLGGSYMAEAFRGGMESVSKSQIESGLSIGLSRKQLIRYVILPQAFSVTLPSLGANCIFLLKETSIVGAIALPELMHTTQDLIGMYYRTFEALLLLVITYLILLLPLSLFLTWLERKVRYAEFGN
- a CDS encoding N-acyl amino acid synthase FeeM domain-containing protein — translated: MFNKTVTKPSIEKPNSENFQVHTAVHIWEKNEIYKLRYQVYVEEMGKAANHAKGNQLYDELDDRSLLLYVQTGETILATARLTIATAAEYSKELADIFQLHTFQAGFNDPNLLYGLCTKLAVKKEYRNSTALYLILSEVYKILADQNIRFWFGGCNPYLVPLYERLGFRRFAPNFSDEGYGLLVPIILLVDDTEYLRMVRSPLYRQARTRKANPETARKFTELFPATRKVLNSRLTRPHDLWTFLTEKLGKPLTSIPAFQHISQADTMALLESSAVFSCKASDCLIEENTACHDLYIILSGQLATQSANPKLILQAGEVFGGITPQIKRLPSDSIIALEDSDLLVLPQQSLERYYYPLQEAAATMTDNLLNQQEKTPQISSSKGENRHA
- a CDS encoding amino acid ABC transporter ATP-binding protein; the encoded protein is MLEIEELRKEYDGTTVLDGISLTVHKGEVVVILGPSGCGKSTLLRCLNGLEPVQGGDIRLRGNSLTGSTVNWQQTRQQIGMVFQNYDLFPHMTVIENILLGPTKVQQRSKAEALEQALQLLDRVGLLEKKDAYPRQLSGGQKQRIAIVRALCMNPEIMLFDEVTAALDPEMVREVLEVILGLAKQGMTMLIVTHEMGFAKAVADRIVFIDQGKICEIAEPEQFFSQPQTERAQQFLNIFQY
- a CDS encoding amino acid ABC transporter permease; this translates as MLSSGINVLTEGINLQRLMGGLLVTAQIAFTSIVLGAILGILLGLLQTVQSKLVRLFCRLYLELFRIIPILVWLFIVYFGVTNLLDIHLEGELVAILIFSLWGAAELGDIVRGALQSLPRHQLESGKALGLSFWQLYRYVLIPQAVRRMLPGAINLSTRMVKTTSLVVMIGVIDVVKVGQQIIERSILKEPTASFWIYGFIFILYFIICYPLSKLSKRLEAKWQS
- a CDS encoding ATP-binding protein, whose translation is MFTRKLPNKSWGKNIVGFAFAGLGIHTLDMPFLLPVTWFAPWGFLISGLLRFVISIGTLILYLEKSFHDLSIKEAQYRLLAENAVDVIYLYRLQPKQGFEYISPSIERLSGYPASHYYHSPDMFFSLIHPGDTFLLESLLRNPAAHAKHPLIMRFIRRNHALIWVEQTTVPIFDERGVCTSFEGIIRDITARKKLEQDVSRLDRLNTVGQMAANVAHEIRNPLTTVQGYLQLFLKKSIFAPYTEQLHLLISELERSNLIIKEYLSLCQNKARELKPCPLNKIIEDLQPLITADANASNKDIHYYLAPTPDIHLDEKEMRQLILNLVRNALEAMDSGGVVTIQTQVNEQGELVLIVQDQGKGIPPHVLENIGKPFLTTKENGTGIGLAVVYRIADDHQANIQIETGPTGTTFRIIFKVS